One Streptomyces sp. NBC_00102 DNA segment encodes these proteins:
- a CDS encoding 4-oxalomesaconate tautomerase: MTVPEEVPCMLMRGGTSKGAYFLAGDLPDAPAERDDLLLRVMGSPDPRQIDGLGGAHPLTSKVAVVSPSDHPDADVDYLFLQVAVDEPVVSARQNCGNLLAGVGPFAVERGLVQAGADRTTVRIRMVNTGDLAVAGFATPDRRVDYAGSTVLSGVPGAAAPVVVEFPPGAGALLPTGRVRDTVAGTPVTCVDNGMPTVLIAAADLRGTGITGYETPADLEENTALAARLQEIRLAAGPLMGLGDVSGATVPKLSLLAPPADGGTVTTRTFIPVRCHTSIGVLGAASVAAGLLVPGNVGESVARLPTDGGPVRIEHPTGFLDVAVSVTPGGDGGEPGVPVAGRTAVVRTARKIFDGTVFARPRDPAPTPSPAPAPLRRLR; this comes from the coding sequence GTGACCGTCCCCGAGGAGGTGCCGTGCATGCTGATGCGGGGCGGCACCTCCAAGGGGGCCTACTTCCTCGCCGGTGACCTCCCGGACGCACCCGCCGAGCGGGACGACCTGCTGCTGCGGGTCATGGGCAGCCCCGACCCGCGCCAGATCGACGGCCTCGGCGGGGCGCACCCACTGACCAGCAAGGTCGCCGTCGTCTCACCCTCGGACCACCCCGACGCTGACGTCGACTACCTCTTCCTGCAAGTCGCCGTCGACGAGCCGGTGGTGAGCGCGCGTCAGAACTGCGGGAACCTGCTGGCGGGCGTCGGCCCGTTCGCCGTCGAACGCGGACTGGTCCAGGCCGGGGCCGACCGCACGACGGTCCGCATCCGGATGGTGAACACCGGGGACCTCGCCGTCGCCGGCTTCGCCACCCCCGACCGGCGCGTCGACTACGCCGGTTCCACCGTGCTCTCCGGGGTGCCGGGGGCGGCCGCCCCGGTGGTGGTCGAATTCCCGCCCGGAGCAGGCGCGTTGCTGCCCACCGGACGGGTCCGCGACACCGTCGCGGGGACCCCCGTCACCTGCGTGGACAACGGCATGCCCACCGTCCTGATCGCCGCCGCCGACCTCCGGGGCACCGGGATCACCGGCTACGAGACCCCGGCCGACCTGGAGGAGAACACCGCCCTGGCGGCCCGCCTCCAGGAGATCCGGCTCGCCGCCGGCCCCCTCATGGGGCTCGGGGACGTATCCGGCGCGACCGTCCCCAAACTCAGCCTGCTCGCCCCGCCGGCGGACGGCGGAACGGTCACCACCCGCACCTTCATCCCGGTCCGCTGCCACACCTCCATCGGGGTGCTGGGCGCGGCGAGCGTCGCCGCCGGGCTGCTGGTCCCCGGCAACGTCGGCGAGAGCGTCGCCCGGCTCCCGACGGACGGGGGGCCGGTGCGCATCGAGCACCCCACCGGATTCCTGGACGTCGCGGTCTCCGTGACCCCCGGCGGGGACGGCGGGGAACCCGGAGTACCCGTGGCCGGCCGGACCGCCGTGGTGCGCACCGCCCGGAAGATCTTCGACGGAACCGTTTTCGCGCGGCCCCGTGACCCCGCACCCACACCATCCCCCGCTCCCGCACCCCTCAGGAGGCTCCGATGA
- a CDS encoding catechol 2,3-dioxygenase encodes MTPPLGDIAHLGHVELLTPDLDASVDFFTRILGLTENGRSGDSVYLRTFDDYEHHSLVLTAHELPGVRRTALRASSQEALGRRVEALEAAGRPGRWTEDEPGIGPLYLSSDPDGHELALYWESEHYVAPEGLKPGLKNQPQAKPAHGVGVRRLDHVNFLGSDVAANASFTRDVLGARPTEQIVLDSGKLAAQWLTFTNKSYDVVYTSDWTGSSGRLHHIAFATDTREDILRAADICLDNDVFIETGPHKHAIQQTFFLYVYEPGGNRIELCNPLTRLVLAPDWPLITWTEAERAKGQAWGLKTIESFHTHGTPPVA; translated from the coding sequence ATGACCCCGCCGCTCGGCGACATCGCCCACCTCGGCCACGTCGAACTGCTCACCCCGGACCTCGACGCCAGCGTCGACTTCTTCACCCGGATCCTCGGGCTGACGGAGAACGGCCGCTCGGGCGACTCCGTGTACCTGCGGACCTTCGACGACTACGAGCACCACAGCCTCGTCCTCACCGCCCACGAGCTGCCCGGTGTGCGCCGGACCGCCCTGCGCGCCTCCAGTCAGGAGGCGCTGGGCCGCAGGGTCGAGGCGCTCGAAGCCGCCGGACGCCCCGGCCGCTGGACCGAGGACGAGCCCGGCATCGGCCCGCTGTACCTGAGCAGCGACCCGGACGGCCACGAACTCGCCCTGTACTGGGAGAGCGAGCACTACGTCGCACCCGAGGGGCTGAAGCCGGGCCTGAAGAACCAGCCGCAGGCCAAGCCCGCCCACGGGGTGGGGGTCCGCCGTCTGGACCACGTCAACTTCCTCGGCTCCGACGTGGCCGCCAACGCGTCCTTCACCCGGGACGTCCTCGGCGCCCGGCCCACCGAGCAGATCGTCCTCGACAGCGGCAAGCTCGCCGCCCAGTGGCTGACCTTCACCAACAAGTCGTACGACGTCGTCTACACCTCCGACTGGACGGGCTCCAGCGGCCGGCTGCACCACATCGCCTTCGCCACCGACACCCGCGAGGACATCCTGCGCGCGGCCGACATCTGCCTCGACAACGACGTGTTCATCGAGACCGGCCCCCACAAGCACGCCATCCAGCAGACGTTCTTCCTGTACGTCTACGAGCCCGGCGGCAACCGGATCGAGCTCTGCAACCCGCTCACCCGGCTCGTCCTCGCCCCCGACTGGCCGCTGATCACCTGGACCGAGGCCGAACGCGCCAAGGGCCAGGCGTGGGGCCTGAAGACCATCGAGTCCTTCCACACGCACGGCACGCCGCCGGTCGCCTGA
- a CDS encoding aromatic acid/H+ symport family MFS transporter: protein MSSSTALSPRGRKLALLVVGLCWLVVLFDGLDMFVYGAVLPHMLEHHALGLKPSMAGDLGSYATFGMLIGALSAGTITDWVGRKKLIIVCTAVFSLASALCAVAGSVGVFGLGRFIAGVGLGGLLPVTITLVSEYAPRGRGAIIVGTLMTAHQAGGIVSGFIGLWTGGENGWRIAYWICVVPLFIGVPLVWRFLPESMSFLLAKGRDEEAAELARRFDVDVPAAKADRPAAGERWDALVALFRGNLWRRTLLYWLTSFGGLLLVYGVSNWLPTMMRGAGYELGSSLSFVVIINAGGIVGMLIAGRFSDRFGALRVAALWFALTAVGVYLLGIHMALPLTYTVVFLTGLFLFSAQAMVYAAVAGDSSDDNRATAVGWTSGMGRFGAVFGPWLGGQLVAGGAEDWGFTAFAITAVFATVMLCLTGLRPAKHTDAAGGAGTAQPLTAAG, encoded by the coding sequence ATGTCCTCCTCCACCGCCCTGTCGCCACGCGGCAGAAAACTCGCGTTGCTGGTCGTCGGCCTGTGCTGGCTGGTCGTCCTCTTCGACGGCCTCGACATGTTCGTCTACGGCGCCGTGCTGCCCCACATGCTGGAGCACCACGCGCTCGGGCTGAAGCCGTCCATGGCGGGCGACCTCGGCAGCTACGCCACCTTCGGGATGCTGATCGGCGCGCTGTCGGCCGGCACGATCACCGACTGGGTCGGCCGCAAGAAGCTGATCATCGTCTGCACCGCGGTCTTCTCGCTGGCCTCCGCCCTCTGCGCGGTGGCCGGTTCGGTCGGGGTCTTCGGGCTCGGGCGCTTCATCGCCGGAGTGGGGCTCGGCGGTCTGCTGCCGGTCACCATCACCCTGGTCTCCGAGTACGCCCCGCGCGGCCGGGGAGCGATCATCGTCGGCACTCTGATGACCGCCCACCAGGCGGGCGGCATCGTCTCCGGCTTCATCGGCCTGTGGACCGGCGGAGAGAACGGCTGGCGGATCGCGTACTGGATCTGCGTGGTCCCGCTCTTCATCGGCGTTCCGCTGGTCTGGAGGTTCCTGCCCGAGTCGATGAGCTTCCTGCTGGCGAAGGGCCGCGACGAGGAGGCCGCCGAACTGGCCCGCCGGTTCGACGTGGACGTGCCCGCCGCGAAGGCCGACCGCCCGGCCGCCGGTGAGCGCTGGGACGCGCTGGTCGCCCTCTTCCGCGGCAACCTCTGGCGCCGCACGCTGCTCTACTGGCTGACTTCCTTCGGCGGCCTGCTCCTCGTCTACGGCGTCAGCAACTGGCTGCCCACGATGATGCGCGGTGCCGGGTACGAACTCGGCTCCTCCCTCTCGTTCGTGGTCATCATCAACGCCGGCGGCATCGTCGGCATGCTGATCGCCGGCCGGTTCTCCGACCGCTTCGGCGCGCTCCGCGTCGCCGCCCTCTGGTTCGCCCTGACCGCCGTCGGGGTCTACCTCCTCGGCATCCACATGGCGCTGCCGCTCACCTACACGGTGGTCTTCCTGACCGGCCTGTTCCTCTTCAGCGCCCAGGCCATGGTCTACGCGGCCGTCGCGGGCGACTCCTCCGACGACAACCGCGCCACGGCCGTCGGCTGGACCAGCGGAATGGGCCGCTTCGGCGCCGTCTTCGGCCCCTGGCTCGGCGGACAGCTGGTCGCGGGAGGCGCGGAGGACTGGGGCTTCACCGCCTTCGCCATCACCGCGGTGTTCGCCACGGTCATGCTCTGCCTCACCGGGCTTCGCCCCGCGAAGCACACCGACGCCGCGGGCGGCGCGGGTACCGCCCAGCCGCTCACCGCGGCGGGCTGA
- a CDS encoding M6 family metalloprotease domain-containing protein, with amino-acid sequence MQHPRRGIRSCRRPLALAGATALVIAALASASTALPEANRVSAGPASLSQESALGPCRISAALGVQMSEGMPTPPGYARSTGRVRALNLMIDFPDAQGSGTAADRMAEFFPQTSDWFRRSSYGRLVYVPEAPVKGWLRMPMPFADYGIERGSPYEPGYRQLVSDIVKAADARVDFSAYDLVNVLVTPNAGPSALDTVLSVTFPDNEEAPRADGVPLANTSFVYSRQDDGSGSYARTGYRVLPHENGHVFGLPDLYTAEGGGSVGHWDIMSEDWGANNDFLGWHKWKLGWLDNGQITCASEPGTSEHTLEPLETTGGTKLAVVPLSEDSGYVMEVRTPAGNDEAVCRPGVLIYQVDSDVETGQGPVSVADSTGDSGGCTRRPNVHAELSDAPFQPGETFTDRVNGVRVAVLGEDAEGEYRVRITRS; translated from the coding sequence ATGCAGCACCCTCGCCGAGGGATACGCAGCTGTCGCCGCCCGCTCGCTCTCGCCGGGGCGACCGCGCTGGTCATCGCCGCTCTGGCGTCGGCGAGCACCGCTCTCCCGGAGGCGAACCGGGTCTCGGCGGGACCGGCGTCCCTCAGTCAGGAGTCCGCGCTCGGCCCGTGCCGGATATCCGCCGCGCTGGGCGTGCAGATGTCGGAAGGCATGCCGACACCGCCCGGGTACGCCCGCTCCACCGGCAGGGTGCGGGCCCTGAACCTCATGATCGACTTCCCGGACGCGCAGGGCAGCGGGACCGCCGCGGACCGGATGGCGGAGTTCTTCCCGCAGACGTCCGACTGGTTCCGCCGCAGCTCGTACGGCCGGCTGGTCTACGTGCCCGAGGCCCCGGTGAAGGGCTGGCTGCGGATGCCGATGCCGTTCGCCGACTACGGGATAGAGCGCGGCTCCCCGTACGAACCGGGCTACCGGCAGCTGGTGTCGGACATCGTCAAGGCCGCCGACGCACGGGTGGACTTCTCCGCGTACGACCTGGTCAACGTGCTGGTCACGCCGAACGCGGGCCCCTCGGCGCTGGACACCGTGCTGTCGGTGACCTTCCCCGACAACGAGGAGGCGCCGCGCGCGGACGGGGTACCGCTGGCCAACACCTCGTTCGTCTACAGCCGCCAGGACGACGGTTCGGGTTCCTACGCCCGGACCGGGTACCGGGTGCTCCCGCACGAGAACGGCCATGTCTTCGGCCTTCCCGACCTCTACACCGCGGAGGGCGGCGGCTCGGTCGGGCACTGGGACATCATGTCCGAGGACTGGGGGGCCAACAACGACTTCCTCGGCTGGCACAAGTGGAAGCTGGGCTGGCTCGACAACGGGCAGATCACCTGCGCCTCGGAGCCCGGCACCAGCGAGCACACGCTCGAACCGCTGGAGACCACCGGTGGCACCAAGCTCGCGGTCGTCCCGCTGAGCGAGGACTCCGGGTACGTCATGGAGGTGCGCACCCCCGCCGGGAACGACGAGGCGGTCTGCCGGCCGGGGGTGCTGATCTACCAGGTCGACTCGGACGTGGAGACGGGCCAGGGTCCGGTCTCCGTCGCGGACAGCACCGGTGACAGCGGCGGCTGCACCCGCAGGCCCAATGTGCACGCCGAGCTCTCGGACGCGCCGTTCCAGCCTGGCGAGACCTTCACCGACCGGGTCAACGGCGTCCGGGTCGCCGTGCTCGGCGAGGACGCGGAGGGCGAGTACCGGGTCCGGATCACCCGTTCCTGA
- a CDS encoding TetR/AcrR family transcriptional regulator, protein METAARTAPECRRRASRPRADALRNRERIVTAARELFVELGPDVPLDDVARRAGVGNATLYRNFPDRAALTHEVVLAVLSRTADRAEEAMAEESDPFDALSRFVHAAADERVGALCPVLSGAFDRDHPELLAERRHLEEAVEEVVRRAMASGGLRTDIAVGDLMIALSQLTRPLPGIACLDIDQFVHRHLQLFLDGLRTPVRSELPGSAATLEDLRRR, encoded by the coding sequence GTGGAGACCGCCGCCCGAACCGCACCGGAGTGCCGGCGCCGTGCGTCCCGCCCGCGGGCCGACGCGCTGCGCAACCGCGAACGGATCGTCACGGCCGCCCGGGAGCTGTTCGTCGAGCTGGGGCCGGACGTGCCCCTCGACGACGTCGCCCGGCGGGCCGGGGTCGGCAACGCCACGCTCTACCGGAACTTCCCCGACCGTGCCGCACTCACCCACGAGGTCGTCCTCGCGGTCCTGTCCCGCACCGCCGACCGGGCCGAAGAGGCCATGGCCGAGGAGAGCGACCCGTTCGACGCGCTCAGCCGTTTCGTGCACGCTGCCGCCGACGAACGGGTCGGGGCCCTGTGCCCCGTACTCTCCGGGGCGTTCGACAGGGACCACCCCGAACTGCTCGCCGAACGCCGGCACCTCGAAGAGGCCGTCGAGGAAGTCGTACGGCGGGCGATGGCCTCCGGAGGGCTGCGGACGGACATCGCGGTCGGCGACCTGATGATCGCCCTCTCGCAGCTCACCCGGCCCCTTCCGGGCATCGCGTGCCTGGACATCGACCAGTTCGTCCACCGCCATCTGCAGCTGTTCCTGGACGGACTGCGGACCCCGGTCCGCTCCGAACTGCCGGGCTCGGCCGCGACCCTGGAGGACCTGCGACGGCGCTGA
- a CDS encoding MFS transporter, with amino-acid sequence MSETLPKNAGLPAPDPGRWKALAFIALAQLMVVLDATIVNIALPKAQVDLGISDANKQWVITAYALAFGGLLLFGGRISDLFGRKRTFTIGLIGFALASALGGAATGQGLLFGSRALQGVFGALLAPAALSLLAVTFTDAKERAKAFGIFGAIAGGGGAVGLLLGGFLTDSLNWRWTFFVNIPFAVIAAIGAYFFIREPVGTRNRSSLDIPGVLLSTLGLVSLVYGFTRAESAGWSDTLTIGSFVAAVVLLAAFIVVESRVKSPLLPLRVLADRNRGGIYLSLGLAVIGMFGLFLFLTYYLQVVKGYSSLSTGFAFLPMVAGMITGSTQIGARLMTRVAPRLLMGPGFLLAAVGMLLLTRLEIGSSYAGVILPGMVLLGLGMGTAFMPAMSMATHGIEPRDAGVASAMVNTSQQVGGAIGTALLNTIAASATTAFVADHAAGATNPKLLQLQALVDGYTSAIWWAVGILVVASAIAFTFINAGKPSMGPVSQGGGTRDAEEDEFKVPVIAH; translated from the coding sequence ATGTCAGAAACCCTCCCGAAGAACGCCGGCCTCCCGGCTCCCGACCCCGGGCGCTGGAAGGCACTGGCCTTCATCGCCCTCGCCCAGCTGATGGTCGTGCTCGACGCGACCATCGTGAACATCGCGCTGCCCAAGGCGCAGGTGGACCTCGGCATCTCCGACGCCAACAAGCAGTGGGTCATCACTGCCTACGCCCTCGCCTTCGGCGGGCTGCTGCTCTTCGGCGGCCGGATCTCCGACCTCTTCGGCCGCAAGCGCACCTTCACCATCGGCCTGATCGGCTTCGCGCTGGCCTCCGCGCTCGGTGGCGCGGCCACCGGCCAGGGTCTGCTGTTCGGCTCCCGCGCCCTCCAGGGCGTCTTCGGTGCGCTCCTCGCGCCCGCGGCTCTCTCGCTGCTCGCCGTGACGTTCACCGACGCCAAGGAGCGCGCCAAGGCGTTCGGCATCTTCGGTGCCATCGCCGGTGGTGGCGGCGCGGTCGGCCTGCTGCTCGGCGGCTTCCTCACCGACTCGCTGAACTGGCGCTGGACCTTCTTCGTCAACATCCCGTTCGCGGTCATCGCGGCGATCGGCGCGTACTTCTTCATCCGCGAGCCCGTCGGCACGCGCAACCGCTCCTCGCTCGACATCCCGGGCGTGCTGCTCTCCACCCTCGGCCTGGTCTCGCTGGTCTACGGCTTCACCCGCGCCGAGTCGGCCGGCTGGTCGGACACGCTGACGATCGGTTCGTTCGTCGCGGCCGTCGTGCTGCTCGCCGCCTTCATCGTCGTCGAGTCGCGCGTGAAGTCGCCGCTGCTGCCGCTCCGGGTGCTCGCCGACCGCAACCGCGGCGGCATCTACCTCTCGCTGGGCCTCGCCGTGATCGGCATGTTCGGTCTCTTCCTCTTCCTCACCTACTACCTCCAGGTGGTCAAGGGGTACAGCTCGCTCTCGACCGGCTTCGCCTTCCTGCCGATGGTCGCGGGCATGATCACGGGCTCCACGCAGATCGGTGCCCGCCTGATGACCCGCGTCGCGCCGCGCCTGCTGATGGGGCCGGGCTTCCTGCTCGCCGCCGTCGGCATGCTGCTGCTGACGCGCCTGGAGATCGGATCCTCGTACGCCGGTGTCATCCTGCCGGGCATGGTCCTGCTCGGCCTCGGCATGGGCACCGCGTTCATGCCGGCCATGTCGATGGCCACCCACGGCATCGAGCCGCGTGACGCGGGCGTCGCCTCCGCGATGGTCAACACCTCACAGCAGGTCGGCGGCGCCATCGGTACCGCGCTGCTGAACACCATCGCCGCCAGCGCCACCACCGCGTTCGTCGCCGACCACGCGGCGGGCGCCACCAACCCGAAGCTGCTCCAGCTCCAGGCCCTGGTCGACGGCTACACCAGCGCGATCTGGTGGGCGGTGGGCATCCTCGTCGTCGCCTCCGCCATCGCCTTCACCTTCATCAACGCCGGCAAGCCCAGCATGGGCCCGGTGAGCCAGGGCGGCGGCACGCGTGACGCCGAAGAGGACGAGTTCAAGGTCCCGGTCATCGCCCACTGA
- a CDS encoding MarR family winged helix-turn-helix transcriptional regulator, producing the protein MTTAPKTGTRWLTDEEQSVWRAYLHTTTLLEDHLDRQLQRDAGMPHLYYGLLVQLSQSPGGQLRMTELAKDAKITRSRLSHAIARLEKNGWVRREDCPTDKRGQNAVLTEAGREMLRRSAPGHVAAVRQAMFDRLTPEQVSRLGEIMRTLAAGLQPDHADADLPWLR; encoded by the coding sequence ATGACCACGGCACCCAAGACCGGCACCCGGTGGCTCACCGACGAAGAGCAGAGCGTCTGGCGTGCCTACCTCCACACGACCACGCTGCTGGAAGACCACCTCGACCGCCAGTTGCAGCGGGACGCGGGCATGCCGCATCTCTACTACGGGCTGCTCGTCCAGCTCTCCCAGTCGCCCGGCGGGCAGCTGAGGATGACCGAGCTGGCGAAGGACGCGAAGATCACCCGTTCCCGGCTCTCGCACGCCATCGCCCGGCTGGAGAAGAACGGCTGGGTACGCCGGGAGGACTGCCCGACCGACAAGCGCGGCCAGAACGCCGTCCTCACCGAGGCGGGCCGCGAGATGCTGCGGCGCTCGGCGCCGGGCCATGTCGCGGCCGTCCGCCAGGCGATGTTCGACCGGCTCACGCCCGAGCAGGTGTCCCGGCTCGGGGAGATCATGCGGACGCTGGCCGCCGGGCTGCAGCCGGACCACGCCGACGCGGACCTGCCCTGGCTCCGCTGA